From Chloroflexota bacterium, a single genomic window includes:
- a CDS encoding response regulator transcription factor, translating to MGDRVLVVEDDPEARALLEDWLARAGYEVLSSCNALEGIRLLYNSRPAVVLLDIMLPGIDGWEACRRIREASDVPIIIVSGRNGNTDILRGFELGADDYVSKPFDHKELLSRVRALLRRSKSNGGDEPAVLTCKEVHVDLRTHQVSVNGRRVTLSPTEFRLLVYLMRNQNKVIGHRELLFHVWGPAYVNEREYIKLYIRYLRKKLEEDPENPKYILTQRGLGYRLAIESSELVAAKRVS from the coding sequence ATGGGGGACCGGGTTCTGGTAGTAGAAGATGACCCGGAGGCCAGGGCGCTTCTCGAAGACTGGCTGGCCCGGGCAGGCTACGAAGTCCTATCATCCTGCAATGCCCTAGAAGGAATACGGCTTCTCTACAATTCCCGTCCTGCCGTGGTCCTGTTGGATATCATGCTTCCCGGGATAGATGGCTGGGAGGCCTGTCGGCGCATCCGGGAGGCATCTGACGTTCCAATCATCATCGTCAGTGGCAGAAACGGCAACACCGACATACTGCGGGGCTTTGAGCTGGGGGCGGACGACTATGTGAGCAAACCCTTTGACCACAAGGAGCTGCTCTCCCGGGTTAGGGCTCTTCTTCGACGCAGCAAGAGCAACGGTGGAGACGAGCCGGCTGTTCTTACCTGCAAGGAGGTGCACGTCGACCTGAGGACCCACCAGGTATCGGTTAATGGCAGGAGAGTGACACTTTCCCCTACGGAGTTTCGTTTGCTGGTTTACCTCATGCGCAACCAGAACAAGGTAATAGGCCACAGGGAGCTGCTGTTCCATGTCTGGGGTCCTGCCTATGTCAATGAGAGGGAGTATATCAAGCTATATATTCGCTATTTGCGCAAGAAACTTGAGGAAGACCCCGAAAACCCCAAATACATTTTGACTCAGAGGGGTTTGGGCTACCGTCTGGCTATAGAATCTTCGGAGCTTGTAGCAGCGAAACGGGTCTCTTGA
- the galU gene encoding UTP--glucose-1-phosphate uridylyltransferase GalU: MKVRKAVITAAGWGTRFLPVTKAQPKEMLPLVDKPIIQYAVEEAVTAGLKQVVMVTAQGKRAIEDYFDRSFELEYLLQQRGETALWEQVRRLSNMADIAYVRQKEQLGLGNAVLVTQAVVGEEPFALFLPDDVFVGNGPVIGQLIEAYGELGGCVLAVERVKKEEVGRYGIIAPKQIGPRLYQVLDLVEKPSPQQAPSDLAIVGRYVLEPKIFAALEATPPGRGQEIQLTDGLRRLLPREKIYAVEYEGVRYDAGTPMSWLKATVALALDHPELGAELRDYLRNLI; the protein is encoded by the coding sequence ATGAAAGTTCGCAAGGCGGTGATCACGGCCGCGGGGTGGGGCACCCGGTTTCTCCCCGTTACTAAAGCTCAACCCAAAGAGATGCTGCCCCTGGTGGACAAGCCTATTATTCAGTATGCCGTGGAGGAGGCCGTCACCGCGGGACTGAAGCAGGTTGTCATGGTTACAGCCCAGGGGAAGCGGGCCATTGAGGACTATTTTGACCGTTCTTTTGAACTGGAATACCTTCTTCAGCAGCGGGGAGAGACCGCCCTCTGGGAACAGGTCCGCCGGCTCTCCAACATGGCGGACATCGCCTATGTGAGGCAAAAAGAGCAGCTGGGCCTGGGGAATGCCGTTCTGGTAACGCAAGCAGTGGTAGGGGAGGAGCCCTTCGCCCTCTTTCTCCCCGACGATGTCTTTGTTGGCAACGGGCCTGTTATTGGCCAGTTGATAGAGGCCTATGGGGAATTGGGGGGCTGTGTACTGGCGGTGGAAAGGGTGAAAAAGGAGGAAGTCGGGCGCTACGGCATCATCGCCCCAAAGCAGATTGGGCCTCGCCTTTACCAGGTGCTGGACCTGGTGGAGAAGCCCTCTCCCCAGCAGGCCCCTTCAGACCTGGCTATCGTGGGGAGGTATGTTCTGGAACCCAAGATATTTGCTGCGCTGGAGGCTACCCCCCCGGGAAGGGGGCAGGAAATTCAGCTTACCGATGGTCTCCGCCGGCTCTTGCCCAGGGAGAAGATTTACGCTGTGGAGTATGAGGGGGTCAGGTATGATGCCGGGACCCCTATGAGCTGGCTCAAGGCAACCGTAGCCCTGGCGCTGGACCATCCCGAGTTGGGTGCGGAACTCCGCGACTACCTGCGCAACTTGATTTAG
- a CDS encoding DegT/DnrJ/EryC1/StrS family aminotransferase, which produces MKIPFVDLRRQYAAIRGEVQDAVARTLEGMHLFLGENVQALEQEFASFCGSRFAVGVGSGTDALYLALRASGIGRGDEVITVSHTFIATAEAIALTGAVPIFVDIDPETYNMDPGQIEERITTRTRALLPVHLYGHPAEMGPILDIAQRHDLRVIEDACQAHGARYHGRAAGSLGHLGCFSFYFTKNLGAYGEAGMVVTDDPQLAETLRFLRNHGSRSKYEHCLLGVNARLDEIQAAILRVKLPHLETWNERRRELAQHYAQQLPPWMVKPVERPGCRHVYHLYVIRTPWRDQLREWLKECGVETGIHYPIPVHWQAACQTYSGASGLLPATEEAVSEILSLPMYPELKEEEVDYICGSITQFFETRTAKKAPAALVGR; this is translated from the coding sequence ATGAAGATACCGTTTGTGGACCTGAGGAGACAGTACGCCGCCATCCGGGGGGAGGTCCAGGATGCCGTAGCCCGAACCCTGGAGGGGATGCATCTCTTTCTGGGGGAGAACGTCCAGGCCCTTGAGCAGGAGTTTGCCAGCTTCTGCGGCTCCCGCTTTGCAGTAGGTGTTGGCTCCGGCACCGATGCCCTGTACCTGGCCCTGCGGGCCTCCGGTATCGGCCGCGGGGACGAGGTCATCACGGTTTCCCACACCTTTATCGCCACGGCGGAGGCTATCGCTCTCACCGGGGCGGTGCCCATCTTCGTGGACATAGACCCGGAAACCTACAACATGGACCCAGGCCAAATAGAGGAAAGGATAACTACCAGGACCAGGGCTCTGCTGCCGGTACACCTCTACGGCCACCCCGCGGAGATGGGGCCCATCCTGGACATCGCTCAAAGGCATGACCTGCGGGTGATTGAGGATGCCTGTCAGGCCCATGGGGCCCGGTATCACGGGAGGGCGGCGGGGAGCCTTGGGCACCTGGGCTGCTTCAGCTTCTATTTCACCAAGAACCTTGGAGCCTATGGAGAGGCGGGGATGGTGGTCACCGATGACCCCCAGCTCGCTGAGACCCTGCGCTTCCTCCGCAACCACGGCTCGCGCAGCAAGTATGAGCACTGCCTTCTGGGAGTAAATGCCCGCCTGGATGAGATACAGGCGGCAATCCTGCGGGTCAAGCTGCCCCACCTGGAGACCTGGAATGAGAGAAGAAGGGAACTGGCCCAGCATTATGCTCAGCAACTGCCGCCCTGGATGGTAAAGCCCGTAGAGCGGCCTGGCTGCCGCCATGTCTATCACCTCTATGTCATCCGCACACCATGGCGGGACCAGCTCAGGGAATGGCTCAAAGAGTGCGGAGTAGAAACCGGCATTCACTACCCCATCCCGGTCCACTGGCAGGCGGCCTGCCAGACCTATTCTGGGGCCAGTGGCCTTCTCCCTGCCACCGAGGAGGCTGTCAGCGAGATACTATCCCTTCCGATGTACCCCGAGTTGAAGGAAGAAGAAGTGGACTATATCTGCGGTTCCATCACGCAGTTCTTCGAGACACGGACAGCCAAGAAGGCTCCGGCGGCCCTGGTCGGGAGATAG
- a CDS encoding IS3 family transposase (programmed frameshift) translates to MKSRHTEEQIIAVLREGEAGAKVSDLCRQHGISDATYYNWKARYAGLTVSDLKRLKALEDENRRLKQIVAEQALDIRALKELLFKKLLKPRAKRLAVSHARDSLGLSERRACLLVGISASVYRYRPRSDGDDTLRRRLRELAGERKRFGSPRLHIMLRREGLVVNHKRAERIYREEGLALRRKRRRKGAAGLRVVMPSPQRPNERWSMDFVADSIVTGRRFRALAIVDDYSRECPAIEVDTSLGGARVASVLERLGELRGLPEVITVDNGPEFAGRALDEWAYRKGVKLNFIRPGKPIENAYAESFIGRLRDECLNENWFMSLRHARDTIENWRRDYNEVRPHSSLKDRTPMEYAGTAAGL, encoded by the exons GTGAAATCAAGGCATACCGAGGAACAGATCATCGCGGTGCTCAGGGAGGGGGAGGCCGGGGCCAAGGTCTCGGATCTCTGCCGCCAGCACGGGATCAGCGATGCCACCTACTACAACTGGAAGGCCAGGTACGCCGGCCTGACGGTGAGTGACCTCAAGAGGCTCAAAGCCCTGGAGGACGAGAACCGCCGCCTGAAGCAGATAGTGGCGGAGCAGGCCCTGGATATTCGGGCGTTGAAGGAACTCCTCT TCAAAAAACTTCTGAAGCCCAGGGCCAAACGCCTGGCGGTCTCCCATGCCAGGGACAGTCTTGGGCTGAGCGAAAGAAGGGCTTGCCTCCTGGTGGGTATCTCGGCCTCGGTCTACCGCTACCGGCCGAGGTCGGATGGTGACGATACACTGCGCCGGCGCCTGAGGGAGCTGGCAGGTGAGAGGAAGCGGTTTGGCAGTCCCCGGCTTCACATCATGCTCAGGAGGGAGGGCCTGGTGGTCAACCATAAGCGAGCGGAGAGGATCTACCGCGAAGAAGGTCTGGCGCTGAGGAGAAAGAGGCGGAGGAAAGGTGCTGCCGGCTTGAGGGTGGTGATGCCGTCACCCCAGCGGCCGAATGAGCGCTGGTCCATGGACTTTGTCGCCGACAGCATAGTCACCGGGCGGCGCTTTCGCGCCCTGGCCATCGTTGATGACTACTCCAGGGAATGCCCTGCCATCGAGGTAGATACATCCCTCGGGGGTGCCAGGGTGGCCAGCGTACTGGAGAGGCTAGGGGAACTGCGTGGGCTCCCAGAGGTAATCACCGTGGACAACGGCCCCGAATTCGCAGGACGGGCCCTGGACGAGTGGGCATACCGCAAGGGCGTGAAGCTGAACTTCATCCGGCCAGGAAAGCCGATTGAGAATGCCTATGCCGAGAGCTTCATCGGGAGGCTCAGGGACGAGTGCCTGAACGAGAACTGGTTCATGAGCCTGAGGCATGCCCGGGACACCATCGAGAACTGGCGGAGGGACTACAACGAGGTCAGACCGCACAGCTCGTTGAAGGACCGGACCCCCATGGAGTATGCTGGAACAGCGGCGGGACTCTAA